The Chlorocebus sabaeus isolate Y175 chromosome 20, mChlSab1.0.hap1, whole genome shotgun sequence genomic sequence CACATAAAAGGTAAataacatgcccaaggtcacatagccactAGGCTGGTGACAAAGCCAGTGTGTGTGAATCCAGGAGATCTGGCTCCGGACTATGTTCTTAATTACTCTGCTCTTCTGCTTCTTGAGAATTCAATTACCACAGGAAGCAAAGTTAGAAAGCCAGAGTTAGAAAGCCAGAGAGGTGCCCAAGCAATTTCTACCTTGTAGTAAGAAGATCTGAGCACTGGAGCAGCATTCAAGGCGACCTTGGGGACTAACTTCCCCTAGTATCCATCAGTGCTTGCCACTGCCATTCTTTGGTATGTACGTCTGGGGTTTTCCATCATAATAGGATATTCAAAGTAGTTTTGAAAAAGTCTCCTAGTATTGCCACCCTATGCCGCTTCGATCATGTAACCCACCTCGAATCCCCTCCTCCACAGACATTCTGGTGCTGCTGCCTTCTTGGATTCAGTCTAGTTGCCACCACTTATCAGACATGTACCCTTACACTGATGCCCCAGTTAGCTCATCTGAAAATGTGGCTTATTGTCACTTCACAAGCCATGAGGATTAAACACTTGTATGAAACTCTTGTTCAAAGGTCAAGATAAAAGTGGcttttctggaaggaaaagattgGAAGAAATTGGGAAAATGGGGGAAAACAGTTCATCCTAAAATTAAGGAGTCTGACACCAGAATCAGCCTTAGACCTGGTGCTGTGGGCACCATGCTTTAGAAaaggagttggcaaacttttctgtaaagggccagagagtaaacagtttaggctttgcaggccataccATCCCTGTCATACTTCTCAACTCTGCCATTATTGGGAGAAGGTAgtcacagacaatatgtaaacaaactgCGTGTGGCTGTCTTCCAATAACATTTTACTTTCAAAACCAGGCAATGGGCTAGGTTTGATCCATGGGCCATAGTTTTCTGACCCTCCTTTGGAGGGTCCCGCTTGGGCCCTCTTCCAGTTGCACCCCTCCCCACAAGGTAAGGAGACTGCCAGGCTAGGAGCACATTCACCTAAAGCTCACACACCTCCTCTTCTAAATCGTGATCCAGATATCCAGCATTTCTACCCAAATAGCCAGAATAGCCTATGCGCTCTCTCAGCGACTGCACATGACTTTTCCCTGGGTCCATCTTCACTGAGAGTGGACTACAATGCTTGTGCGCACATGCATAGCCCagaggcaggtgtgtgtgtgtgtgtgtgtgtgtgtgtctgtggctctgtgtgtgtgtgtgttggaggttGAGGGTAGAGGGTAGAGTGCACATGAAGCTTGGAGGCAAAGCCTACAGTGTCCACAAGTATGCCCATGAGGCTTCTGCTGtgagagacagaggcaaagaTGGGAATTCTCGTGTGGAATTCCAAGGAGTctgagaattttaaattttcaagttCTGATCTTCTAGGTGGTTGCAAAGTTGTATGTGTTAATGTTGGAGCATAAGTCATATTTTAACAGCACATtagctgtttttaatatttaaacatgATATGCAAACTttcattttcaccctagctctgGACCCCACAAATAGTAGGGACAGAACAACAACCTGATATCACAGGGTCAAGGACTGAACAAATGAGGCCATACTTACTGgagcaaaatgaattttttttaaattgtacttcaGGGCAACAAGTCAACAGCTGCAGGAAAACAAAACCAGGTCCAATCCATGATTTAAGAGGAAGTGAGGAAAGGCTTGGAAGAGAGATCCAAAGGCCAACCTGGCAAGGGGAATCCCACATTAGAATTCCTGGGAGAGAGCAGGCCCCAGGCAGCAAGATCACCTTGCTTGTTTCTCTGTAAATTAATCctggaaacaaaaggaaaaatatttcaaagcccaaCTCAGTAAACTGAGGCCTAAGTCAAGTTACTAAACAATGGATGCTCAGAATTGGAAGGCTGCTACCCAATTATCTAATCAGGAGTGTTCAAATGGTTCTAGGCCCTTTGCCAGGATAGTAGAGCCAGTCCTTTTTAGTTGTCTGTGTGCAGTGAGCCCCAGCGCCCTGCTACTCCACCCTCTGCCCTAGAACCAATGTATCACAGCATAACTGGTTGGTCAGCAACAGCCTTCATCTGCACAGGAGGATATACAATGCACCTAGGGAACTGGGGGCCCAGGGATGGAGCAGCAGCAAAGCCACTGACCTTCAAGGTAATAGGGAGACTTGGGTAAAGGCGTATCACTAATGACCATGGGAGCTCACAAATGTCTAGATTAAGTAAGATCAACTGTGGATGGGGAAAAAGAGCATCAGGTAGTGACAAAGATGGAAATTGTCATCAGTCAAGTGAATTGAGGGCAGAGTCAGATTTATTGTGATTTAGAAAATTAAGACAGGCTGATGATTTTGTAACCAAGAATTGTGGTGGAGTCAATATTTATCcctaatatatatgtaatgaaaGTCCTTAGCTCATActatgctcaataaatggtagccaaaatttatcaatattattattatcattttaaaagtctATGAGAAACCTATGAAAAGGGCAGAACCCCTGATCACTAAGAAAACATGGCAGAAGAGCCAAAGGAGCATGAGAAAGGATTAGCCCAAATATGTGAAGATGATCTCCCCCAGTCTCCTGTGCCCTGTTCTGCCCATCTCTCTGCCCACTCCCAGCTCCAGCCTGGACTGTTACCTTCACAGGGAGCCAAGGTTTCTCTTGACTGCTTGGACAAGAGGGTAAGGGCCCTGGTTGCAGGATTTGCCAGTGAAGTCATCCATGTCAATAGACCAGATCATGGCTCCTCCCAGGTTTAAATTCTTTAAGAACCGAACCTATGGGAGGCACAGGACACATAGAGATTAGAAGTGACCCCTAAATGCCCAGGACCATATCAGGTTCAGATGAGGGTCTCAGCTTAGAATACAGCGGTAGACTAACTGGTTTTCTGGAGTTAGAGACTCCCTGAGGGGTAAGATGGCTGAGGGAGAGACAGCCACCAAGTCAGCATTAGCCACCTCTCATTCTGACTTGAGTCACCACACTCAAGGTCCAGCATTCTTGGAGGCTGAGAAAACTCTCCATAATAAGGGAAGAAACTAGGAAGCCCTTAACAAGACAAGTGGCCAGGATTGTCAATTACACTCAAGCCTCCTTTTTGCCCTAACCCTGAAAGGAATGCAAATGTCTTACCAAGGTCTAAGAACTGGTAGGCTCAGGAATCTGGAGCCTCCTAGCTAGGTAATCCATGAGAAGGACTAAACAGTTTGTCCTGAGATAATTAACAAAGTAGATTACCTATACAGGCACTAATGTCTCCTTtattccctctcccttctccttgcctttctcttctctctactCCTCACTTATCAGAATAAACTTACTTGTTCTCAACTCTTTTTTGTGTCCTTTCCGACTCGTCTACCTGTACCACAGCTGCTCACAGGTATGACATAGAGTCACTATTAGACTTGAGCTATAGAGACTGCTAGATCCCATCCTAGAGTCTGGGGCCTCAGAAGCTTCTCTCTTTCAACATAGAGTATTCAGGCATTTTACTACATATCCCCATTCCCCACCTAAAGAAGCATCTGCCTGTTCCAGATCCTGTTGCCCACCTACCTTGGTCTCCATACTCTCCACATCGTCATAGCCCACCCACTGGTTCCCCTTGACTGCGTAGGGAACTTGCTGATCCTGGAGCCTTGTGATCTTGGCTCCTTTCAGAAACTGGCAGATCTGGCAGGGGAAAGGGAAACGAGAGGGTCAGTAATGGGTTATTCTTGAAACTTGGTGGGGATAGACAGGACAGTGAGCCACTAGGGACTTGGGGAAAATATCAGAACCTTTATCCCAAAGATCAGACAATGAAAGAAATGACCACATAAATCATATGAAGTAGGTCACCCAAGGTAAACCCCTGGGAAGTGTCTGTGCTAAAGTCTCATCAGGAGGAGACACAGCGGctagaaatcagaaaatacttgAGTTCCAGATCAGACCCCAGCACCGACCAATAAATCTTccaatttcttcatttgcaaaatgaaaataattataataatgctTTCAACATATCTACCTTCCAGTGTTGTTGTTAGGATCAAATGACCtaacacacattaaaaaaaattttgaaaacagtaaAGTGCTTTACAAATGTGAAGTATTATCCTGACCATCATCACTATTCCTCATCTTGTAGCATCTCCAGTTAAATCTCATTACTACCCCTCTATCCCCTCCCATTCCCAATATGCCCTGTCCTGGGGCTCCCCTTCTGTCATTAGCTACATTCTTTCTGTTAGCATAAGGAAGAGCTCTAAAAAAGAtaaatcttcaattaaaaaatgcatttcaacATCACATAGAAAATCCCTTTTGGATTACTCTTTTTGGATGAGCTACATTCACGCTTACTACAATGAGGGCAGAAAGTGAAAGTTGAATATTTAAGCAAATATCAACCTGTCAAAGTTATAGTGGCCTAGAGTCATTATGAACTGAACAATCAAATCGAACTTTCCATGAGATGGGAAGTGCATATCTAGTGGTTGATATTATAATCCTACCAGTAGATTCTGAGCAATGACCTCTCTTCTCCCTTAAATTAAGAGTGTTATTGCTATAAACCTAGAACTACCCAAGGATGGGTCAGCCTCTCTCCCACCTCCTATCTATCAGGCACCCTGAGATTCATTGACGACTCTCACGATGACCCATGTCCCATTCCTGTTGCCTGTTGAATTGATGATATGTCAATCATTCCTATGTGTAAGGTGAAAGGAAAAATTGAGCATTACACTGAATGGGTACCTTGGTGGGTGCCAAGTCATTCAGCATGGGCCCATGGCATGTCCACACTCACAATGAGAGGTCGGGCTGGAACTCCAAAGATAGACCAGGATATAGAATGATATATGTTTTCTCTACCTGATCAAatttctactcatccttcaaggcccagcATAAACTTCTCCTCTTCCGTGGAGCCTTCCCCGGTCACACATCTCTGATCTCATGTCACTCTACACCATTCATTGGTCATTGAATCCCATATTGTTTTATAATACCTCtctgattttattaaatattatagttATCTTGTTTTTGAACTCTTGTTTAACTAGTTATGTCTGTATTCTACATTCTTTTCACCTTGACAATAACTCCTTTAGAGACAAGGATGGATAATTACTTATTTCTAGCTTTCACAGTACCCAGTGTTTGGGATATGAGAGTGTTCAAAGAGTTTCTGTTGGTTGACCTATTATTAGATTTATATCTTCCcctgtgctttttaaataaattttcccaGATTGGAGGGCAGAGAGAAATGATGGTATAATTAACTGAACAATTTTGTTATCCCTATGATCTATCTGACTTTCGCACAGAATTGGACACATTTGACCACTCCCTCCTTTTTGAAACACCCACTTCTCTAAGGTCTTTGTCACAGATCTGTGTGGGTTCCTCCTAACCCTCTTGTAGTTCCTTGTCAGTTACCTTAATATGTTCCCCTTCCTCTGCATGTCCCTCAGGTGTAGGAGGTTCTTGGGTTTGTCTTGGACCTCATGCACTTCTCATTGTATGGTTTGGCTTCAGGTACCATCTTTATGCTGATATTTTTGAATCTACCTCTCTAGTGCAGACTGGTCTGCTGTGATCCAAACCCATATATTCAATGACTCACTTGTTATCTATATGTCCCACAGGCTCCTCACACTCAGAACGTCCAAAACTGATCTCATGAGCAGGACCAATGTCCACTCTGTTCTCCCTCCAGTCTTCCCTATCTCCTGTAAATGGCATTGCCCTCCACTTAGCTGCTCAAATCAAGAACTTGGGGTAGTCTTCCTTTTTCAGTTTCTCATATCCTCCTCTACCTATCCCCATTCCTGGCTAGCTCCATCTCATCTTCAGAGTTCAGCTTATTTCACTTCCTCCAGAAAGCATTCTCTGACCCTCTCCCAAACCAGAGTTGGGAGCTCCCTTCACATGTTCAGTAGTACTGCGAACTTTCCCCTTCACAACACTCAGAATGCTTTACTGTGCTGTCAGATTGAAGCTGGAATATCTACCCAGACACGGCAGGGAGCTGAGGGTACAGGTGGTTTCCAGGTACCTCATAATAGGCCAGGAAGCCTGAAGACTCTGTGATGGGTCCAGCAGCTCCAGGGCCAGAGGCAGGGGCCCCCACGGTGGTTTCTGCAGAGGCCAGTGTGAAGGAGTGCCCATATGTGGGGATGCCCATGACCACCTTCTCTGAGGGCATTCCCTTGTGTATCCAGTACCCCACAGCATATTCCTAGAATGGGAAGAGAGATGGAGGCTCAGAGTGGGGAAAGAAAGGTGTCAGGCCTTTTTTAGCCTCTATCCCAAACTTCACAGAGGTGACTGCTTGGTTTCTTTTCTATATCTGAGTGTGAACAGACCAGACTTCCCCAGGACAAGAGTGCTTGTTCTAACGCGCATATGCTCTTTAGCAGCAAGAGGCTTATGCagctttttctaatttctgaaaGGAACTAGGCGGTGGATCACAAAAGAAATCAGTCAAGAAACCTAGAAAACATGAAATCAAGGTTGTCAccatcttcctttcccttttgagTCAACACAAAATCCCTATGGGATTTGTCTACACAACGGCTCATTGTGAATACTGACAAAGGTGGCTGTCAGATTCCTGGTCCATGAGGCTTCACAATGACCTTGAACCCAGTGGGATATGTCAATgtaaagagtcaaactctgtaaaatattgaaAGAGATTTATTccgagccaaatatgagtgacgaatggcccatgacacagctcTCAGGAGATCCCGAGGATATGTGCCCACAGTGGTCAGATTACAGCTTGATTTCATACATTTCAGGGAAACATAAGACAtccataaatatatgtaagatgtacactCTTACATATATTTGGTTCACTCCAGAAATGCAGGACAACTAGAAGCTgcagcttccaggtcataggtgaaTTCAAAGATCTTTTGAttagcaattggttgaaagagttattatctaaaggCCTGGagtcaatagaaaggaatgtctgggttatgatAAGTGGTgtagagaccaaggttttatcatgcagataaagcctccaggtagcaggcttccgAAAGattagattgtaaatgtttctcatCAGACTTAGAAAGTCTGCTCTATCAGTCTTAAGGTCTCTGTGTTGATGTTAGTGCTGGTCAGCTGCGAAGCATGTCTGACACCCAACTTCCCATCATgacctgaattaattttttagatTAACTTtgaatgcccttggccaagaggagggaTTTGTTCAGATGtttggggggcttagaatttaaTTTTGGTTTACAGATAGATTGGGAGGTAAGAGGTTAATTTTGGCTTTCCTGCTCTCAGAACAAAATGAAGGGTTAGAGAAGACAAAGATAGTTTCCTCATCCTTAAAGATAACTGACAGAGAGGAAGGAGTGAAGGAGGCTGATGTGACTTAGCCACATGAAGGCCTAGAAAACCCCAACCAGAAATCATACCTAGCTCTGGACTGATCCATTTTGTAACTTTGAATATGAAGGCCTGGAAACATGCAACAcagatattttttttctcccagaattTTAGGAATATACATCCATATATATGAAACAccctttgcaaaaattgtaactGAGAAAACtgtgacagtgaaagagatctgagcTAACTGACTCTAtgttgcttctaacctccaagctgtccttgttcattcctgggtgtaagCCAACTCAATTTGAGAGGAATTTAGTCTATAGTTTAGCTTTCAAACAAAGATGATTAACAGCCCTTTTTGGAAACAAACTCTCTTCTTGCCTAGACACCAGTCTGCTTTTGTagaactaacaaattagccatgAGATTAGAagttatggtttaggagtcatgcgaCCAAAGGCTGCAAGATTCCAAGCCTCACCAAATTGCAGCTGGGAATACCATCACTGTTGCAAAACCtcagatcagtgcttgagatattttgcagctCTTGCATTCTGATGCaccagctgacaccacccagtcCCAGgaatctggctcaaccagttctgtgATCCCAACCAACAAcaaaagacagcaagaaaaaccCACTTTGAACCCTTATGATTTCATCttcaacctgaccaatcagcactccccactttctGACCCCCCATCCacaaaattatccttaaaaaccctGATCCCTGAATTtccagggagactgatttgagtaataataacaTTCCAGTCTCCCATACAGCCGATTCTGCATGACTTAAACTCTTTATTGCAATTCCCCTATCTTGATAAATCAGTGGGCAAGGAAAACTCATTGGCTGGATATGTTATGTTCCAGAACAACATCAACAACATTATTAcattactattctttttttttacttttcattttccacCACCAGGACCTTCACCTCACACGACCTTGAAGAGTCAATGGAATCTGACGAACTTCTGTTTcatcatctgtgaagtgggagtAACACTTCCTACCCAGCTGACCTCATGGGGTAGTTTTAAAGACAGATTTAAATAGGGAATGTAGATGGACACAGGAAGGTACAAGTTCTGTTCACCTGTGTAGATGCCAAGAAATGTATCAAAGATGGAGAATCCAGAGAAGACTGGGATGGGGGACACTCTGAGCCAGAGACAGAGCTTAGGGCACTTCAGCTATCAGCACTTCTGACATTTTCCAGGTGACATTTTATTGGTGCCTGGTCAAAGCACTTCTCCTGCACTCACTTGCTCTTAGGGCTACCCAGTTCCCTCTTGGGCTCATAGCTCTTCCTCAGTTCAAGACAGAAGTAACTCTAGACATGCTGGACTCTCCCTGGTCCCACTCCCACAGCCAGTACCCCTGCAGTTCCACTGGCCTACTCACCACATTGTAGTAGGAGCTTGGCCCTCTGTCCTGCCACCCCTTGCTCAGAGGGCTGTTGTGGCCAGTGATAAGGGGCTTTTCCCAAGACCCATGGAAGTCAAAGGACAGGAGGTTGATGAAATCCAGATCTCTAAAGTGCCAAAAGCAAAGGGAGAGATTTTGTGACAAGCAGTGGTAGAAACAATTGTTAAGTGATTGTTTTGGCTTTGAATGATGCTGCTAGAAGGATTGAAAGTCTCTGTAAAGTTGTTCCTGGCTGAATGATGCAGGGTTAGGACAGTgaccttccctctcctccttttcCCCCCATCCCTCAAACATGCGATGCATCTTTTGCATGGACCAAATTGGAAGCAGAGGGATGGAAAGTTGCTTTGATGTACTCACTTTGCCAGTTTCTCAACTTGATAGCTGTTATCAATCATCTGCCTCCCAGCAGATACACCTGCAGTCAAGAGAAGCCTTTCCTTGGTGGATGTTGTGAAGTCCTTCTGAAAGGCTTCTGCTAACTCCTaggaaaaacaaggaaacaaggtGTTAGATTCCCCTTCCCAGAGTACAGCACTAAGCTTCTTGCCTGGGATCTATGAGGTTTAGAGCCACATTAGATGGAAAAGATCAACCGTTTCCTCTCCATCCCATGTGGGGATGCCTTGTGCCTGTATCTGCTCAGGAAGTTTCCACATTAGGCAGGAGGACCCCAACCTCACTGTACCCAGGAAATAACCATCTTGGTTTCTACCTGACAGATTTTCGGATCTATCTGATAGATCTTCTATGAGGCTACCTCAGTACCCTGGAAATCCTATGGCTACACACTCTTTTATATGGATGTTGCTTTATTTTGATGTTCTTCATCAAAAAGAAGAACATCAAAATAAATGCACAAAGGGGCTCCATTGTTTCATATTGTTCCTGCCTTAAACAGGGGCTTTTCTGTCATCAGTGGGGGCTTCAGAAAGCCTGGGGCTGTGTCTTCCCACCACACTCAATCTCTTCCTTTTGTCTCCCAGTGTGGCTGTGGATTCTGGAGGTCAGAGTACTGAGTACACCATGGCATCTGACTTACATGAATCAGCAGAGTGAAATGAGTGTTTTCTTTCTGATCTGGGTAGATCCAGCTTACATCCAGTCCATCAAAGTTATGGTTCCTCAGAAACAGGATTACAGAGTTAACGAATTCCAAGCGTGATGTAGAAGAATCCACCATGGGGTGgaacctggaaagaagcaataCAAGTGTCTTTTTGGAAAGAACAAGTAACATCTGTAGTGTaacacatttttcacagaaatccTGAGCAGTCTTCTCTTCCCCAATATTCACTTACAATTTGTCTATTCTAATGCTTTCCCTTTTTGGaacagatgagagaagaaggattGTTGGGCCAGAATATTGATCCAGCCAGGTAAAGGAAGACTGGGTTCTCTGCAGATCTTCCTGAGGGTAACGGAGCTGCCTTTGACAAAGACTCTTGCC encodes the following:
- the CHI3L2 gene encoding chitinase-3-like protein 2 produces the protein MGATTMEQKSLWAGVMVLLLLQGGSAYKLVCYFTNWSQDRQEPGKFTPENVDPFLCSHLIYSFASIENNKVIIKDKSEVMLYQTINSLKTKNPKLKILLSIGGYLFGSKGFHPMVDSSTSRLEFVNSVILFLRNHNFDGLDVSWIYPDQKENTHFTLLIHELAEAFQKDFTTSTKERLLLTAGVSAGRQMIDNSYQVEKLAKDLDFINLLSFDFHGSWEKPLITGHNSPLSKGWQDRGPSSYYNVEYAVGYWIHKGMPSEKVVMGIPTYGHSFTLASAETTVGAPASGPGAAGPITESSGFLAYYEICQFLKGAKITRLQDQQVPYAVKGNQWVGYDDVESMETKVRFLKNLNLGGAMIWSIDMDDFTGKSCNQGPYPLVQAVKRNLGSL